A section of the Agrococcus sp. SGAir0287 genome encodes:
- a CDS encoding DUF3145 family protein, translated as MVFIHAAPKALCPHIEWAIGRALAEPAAIRWEDQPVLPGARRAEMAWEGAEGSGAAIASALRGWPDVRFEVTEEGGVEGSRWMHTPSLGMTRTTVDALGTVLVSEHRVRAAIELAGRDVEALQRELRTALGTDWDDELEAFRHASDASPVIWLHKAG; from the coding sequence ATGGTGTTCATCCATGCTGCCCCGAAGGCGCTGTGCCCACACATCGAGTGGGCGATCGGTCGTGCCCTCGCGGAGCCCGCCGCCATCCGCTGGGAGGATCAGCCGGTGCTGCCGGGAGCCCGGCGCGCCGAGATGGCCTGGGAGGGCGCCGAGGGATCGGGCGCCGCGATCGCGAGCGCGCTCCGCGGCTGGCCCGACGTGCGCTTCGAGGTGACCGAGGAGGGCGGCGTCGAGGGCTCGCGCTGGATGCACACGCCGAGCCTCGGCATGACCCGCACGACCGTCGACGCGCTCGGCACCGTGCTCGTCTCGGAGCACCGGGTGCGGGCCGCCATCGAGCTCGCGGGTCGCGACGTCGAGGCGCTCCAGCGCGAGCTGCGCACGGCGCTCGGCACCGACTGGGACGACGAGCTCGAGGCGTTCCGGCACGCGAGCGACGCGAGCCCCGTCATCTGGCTGCACAAGGCGGGCTGA
- a CDS encoding DUF1684 domain-containing protein, whose product MSSEQDHAAFRRRREQSVRAAQGALALVTTAWIERPTTIDGVPGTWAPTPAGDGVALTATEADEITVDGRVVDGTVVVHPHDGMTPSRVRFDDTRTGYVIQRGRGVGVRIWDAESDAIARFEGFATYDHDPAWVVEGRFEPGSVEATVGRSQGGERVERMAGTVRATIQGHEVALLAMPDGDALQIVFADATTGDETYGVGRFLFVRPRRDGSVELDLNRAIVPPCAMSDQFDCPLPPAQNRLPFAIRAGEQRPRFADAAAA is encoded by the coding sequence ATGAGCTCCGAGCAGGACCACGCGGCGTTCCGACGCCGCCGCGAGCAGAGCGTGCGGGCCGCGCAGGGAGCGCTCGCCCTCGTCACCACCGCGTGGATCGAGCGGCCGACCACGATCGACGGCGTCCCGGGCACCTGGGCGCCGACGCCTGCGGGTGACGGCGTCGCCCTGACCGCGACCGAGGCCGACGAGATCACCGTCGACGGTCGCGTCGTCGACGGCACCGTCGTCGTCCATCCCCACGACGGCATGACGCCGAGCCGGGTGCGCTTCGACGACACCCGCACCGGCTACGTCATCCAACGCGGCCGCGGCGTGGGCGTGCGCATCTGGGACGCGGAGTCCGACGCGATCGCCCGCTTCGAGGGCTTCGCCACGTACGACCACGATCCGGCCTGGGTCGTCGAGGGCCGCTTCGAGCCCGGGAGCGTGGAGGCCACCGTGGGCCGCAGCCAGGGCGGCGAGCGCGTCGAGCGGATGGCGGGCACCGTGCGCGCGACGATCCAAGGGCACGAGGTGGCGCTGCTCGCGATGCCGGACGGCGATGCGCTGCAGATCGTCTTCGCGGATGCCACGACGGGCGACGAGACCTACGGCGTGGGCCGATTCCTCTTCGTCCGGCCCAGGCGCGACGGCTCGGTCGAGCTCGACCTCAACCGTGCGATCGTGCCGCCGTGCGCGATGAGCGACCAGTTCGACTGCCCCCTGCCGCCTGCGCAGAACCGGCTGCCGTTCGCGATCCGGGCGGGGGAGCAGCGGCCGCGCTTCGCGGACGCGGCCGCCGCCTGA